A single window of Leopardus geoffroyi isolate Oge1 chromosome D4, O.geoffroyi_Oge1_pat1.0, whole genome shotgun sequence DNA harbors:
- the NTMT1 gene encoding N-terminal Xaa-Pro-Lys N-methyltransferase 1 isoform X1 yields the protein MTSEVIEDEKQFYSKAKTYWKEVPPTVDGMLGGYGHISSIDISSSRKFLQRFLREGPNKTGTSCALDCGAGIGRITKRLLLPLFGVVDMVDVTEDFLIKAKTYLGEEGKRVRNYFCCGLQDFSPEPNSYDVIWIQWVIGHLTDQHLAEFLRRCKQGLRPNGIIVIKDNMAQEGVILDDVDSSVCRGLEVVHRIIRSAGLSLLAQERQENLPDEIYHVYSLALR from the exons ATGACGAGTGAGGTGATCGAAGATGAGAAACAGTTCTATTCGAAGGCTAAGACGTACTGGAAGGAAGTCCCGCCCACCGTGGACGGCATGCTCGGGGGGTATGGCCACATCTCCAGCATCGACATCAGCAGCTCCCGGAAGTTCCTGCAGAGGTTTTTGAGG GAAGGCCCAAACAAGACGGGGACGTCCTGTGCCTTGGACTGCGGAGCCGGCATAGGCCGGATCACCAAGCGGCTGCTCCTGCCGCTCTTTGGAGTAGTGGATATGGTGGACGTGACCGAAGACTTTCTGATTAAAGCCAAGACCtacctgggggaggagggcaagagGGTGAGGAACTACTTCTGCTGCGGCCTCCAGGACTTCAGCCCCGAGCCTAACTCCTACGATGTCATCTGGATCCAGTGGGTGATAG GTCACCTGACTGATCAGCACCTGGCTGAGTTCCTGCGGCGCTGCAAGCAGGGCCTGCGCCCCAACGGCATCATTGTCATCAAAGACAACATGGCCCAGGAGGGTGTGATCCTGGATGACGTGGACAGCAGCGTGTGCCGGGGCCTCGAGGTGGTCCACAGGATCATCCGCAGCGCGGGCCTCAGCCTGCTAGCCCAGGAGCGCCAGGAGAACCTTCCCGACGAGATCTATCACGTGTACAGCTTAGCTCTGAGATGA
- the NTMT1 gene encoding N-terminal Xaa-Pro-Lys N-methyltransferase 1 isoform X2, whose translation MVDVTEDFLIKAKTYLGEEGKRVRNYFCCGLQDFSPEPNSYDVIWIQWVIGHLTDQHLAEFLRRCKQGLRPNGIIVIKDNMAQEGVILDDVDSSVCRGLEVVHRIIRSAGLSLLAQERQENLPDEIYHVYSLALR comes from the exons ATGGTGGACGTGACCGAAGACTTTCTGATTAAAGCCAAGACCtacctgggggaggagggcaagagGGTGAGGAACTACTTCTGCTGCGGCCTCCAGGACTTCAGCCCCGAGCCTAACTCCTACGATGTCATCTGGATCCAGTGGGTGATAG GTCACCTGACTGATCAGCACCTGGCTGAGTTCCTGCGGCGCTGCAAGCAGGGCCTGCGCCCCAACGGCATCATTGTCATCAAAGACAACATGGCCCAGGAGGGTGTGATCCTGGATGACGTGGACAGCAGCGTGTGCCGGGGCCTCGAGGTGGTCCACAGGATCATCCGCAGCGCGGGCCTCAGCCTGCTAGCCCAGGAGCGCCAGGAGAACCTTCCCGACGAGATCTATCACGTGTACAGCTTAGCTCTGAGATGA